CCTCGTTCTATCCATCTTCAATTGTTCCCCTGGCATGGCCTGGACCATCGTCCACCTCGCCCATTTCGCCGTAAGCAAGCGCAAGATCGATCTCATTCGATTCAATTCAATTCGTGAACCACTCTTCTTCTTTATAGGTTACGTATCATTTGTTTCACTGGAAGAAGGGAACGCCGTTTGGGGATGATCAGGGGATCTACAATAGGCTGACTTGGTGGGAACAGATTGACAACGGCAAGCAACTCACTCGCAATCGCAAGTTCCTCACTCTTGTTCCCGTTGTCTtgtaagctctctctctctctttctttctctctcttgtgTAGGTCAATTGGGAACCTCTTCGTTGTTATGTGCCTACCATTTGTATAAAAGCCTTTGCAATATTATTTCCAAATTACTCAGAGAGGCAATATGTCCTTCTTTTCCCTTTTCTCACTTtcctttatatatatgattgtcTTCCTTTGGGAAAGAGATTGGTACTGAGAGAGCTATTAGAACATTGCCATAGCTATTTTAGTCACttcctctcttttctttttggtgtGCATCAGTAACCTCTGTCATTCTCCTTGTTTTATGCCAATCTCATTCCTTAGGATTTAGCTCCTATTAGCCTTTGATTCCCACAGAACGCTCTCTGAGAGCTGTAAGGAATATTAAACCATGCTTCTTTTCTCTTGTGTCGTGGGATTACGCAATGTTAGGATGTTTGGACATAACTACATATTATTACTGGCGACAAGTCTTTTAagtaaaaattgtgtgttttacTCATAGGTACTTGATAGCATCGCACACGACAGACTATCAGAATCCCATGCTGTTTCTGAACACCCTTGCTGTATTTATAATGGTGGTTGCAAAGTTCCCGCACATGCACAAGGTTCGCATCTTTGGAATCAATGCAGACCAGTGAAAAGCACCAAATGAGATATGTTGTGGTAAATCAATCTGATCATGATGCCTtggaaatggaaatacatatgccacttttgtcttcttcttcttctccttagatttttttcttttacttattTATGTAAAAACCAAATAAGTCATTCCAAAGTGGGTTTGTAAGTCTGAACCCGTggtttagtgattttttttcaaaaatcatatacTAATACTAATATACATGATATACAGTCGACATAGTCATTTTAGACTTTAGAATTGTTTATATGCATTTCATCTGAATCATTCCTTtccataaaaatagtttttttttccatttgttCACACTTAAATCAATatcataattaaattaatatcatatatgtatatcttttataaaataaaactaagggaaaatttcattaaaatattcagactaaattttgttacaaaactCAGCTTTATAATACCTAAACTTTTTTGATATCCGGTTTAATatcaaaactaaatattttgctCATTTTGATAAACttcaaaaattgtaaaatttaataccctacaatgtttattttaatcaaaatattaataaattttaaaccaaacctaAAAAATCTCTActttttttactaaatcttaaaaaaaaatcaaattttaattcaagATTTAAGaataaattaactaaattttgattaaagtttagaaaaaataataattatgaataaaataaataaaatagttttaaacttCATGAAAcacactaaattttaaattaaaactaaaattatgaaaaaaataaagatttcaacaatttagttacttttattcctaaatcttaaaaccaaaatttggaatttttgagatttttttttgagttttagagatttaaaaaaattgtttgaaacttactaatatttttgattaaaaacattttgagtattaaaataagttaaaataaGTACATATTTTAAAGTAAGTGTACTAAaaggaaaattaataattattttgggTATTAAACCGGTTAACAAAGAAGTCTGTGTATTAAAAAGTTCAATGAAATTTAGTTagaatatttatatgaaatttttcttaaaaataatagtaacttaattaattcaattttttttttaaaagatacaaTATTCTATTATTAAACaatataacatttatataaaatagaaaaatctattTATGTGAAACAATGTTTTTCAAAACATTTATCTTTGCAGCGTCGATGTAGTATTTATtatgtatgtatatttataCTTAATGATGTTACTATTTTATATGCTTGCATTTAATGTTGAACTGAGAATGGTAGCTACCAAAGGAGTCTAAGATAACCTTATgcaaaagtaaatattttttaaaaatgcagcTCATTAGTTAAAAACTTATGCAAATGAGAATGGTAGCTACCAAAGGAGTCTAAGATAACCTTGCGTTTCTTCGGATTGAGTAACAATTTCATTTCGTAAACTACAAACACAAATAATGGACAACCTATTAAGTCCTCCTCTGCAAAATCTCATTTgatgattacaaaaaaacatatagtaGTTTTCATAACTCCACAAGTTCTTCCGTCTGTGCGCCAACATAAGCCAAAGACCCTTCTTGTTCTTTATCACACAACACAGTCTCTCTTGCACCATCAGC
This genomic stretch from Brassica napus cultivar Da-Ae chromosome C9, Da-Ae, whole genome shotgun sequence harbors:
- the BNAANNG20920D gene encoding uncharacterized protein C119.09c; translated protein: MMYVRALPTTDVNRNTEWFTYPGVWTTYILILFFSWLLVLSIFNCSPGMAWTIVHLAHFAVTYHLFHWKKGTPFGDDQGIYNRLTWWEQIDNGKQLTRNRKFLTLVPVVLYLIASHTTDYQNPMLFLNTLAVFIMVVAKFPHMHKVRIFGINADQ